From one Mycolicibacterium sp. HK-90 genomic stretch:
- the arcA gene encoding arginine deiminase — protein sequence METEVFGSNSEVGTLRAVILHRPGPELQRLTPRNNDALLFDGLPWVAKAQREHDAFAAVLRSRGVEVLLLADLLTEALASGAARMHGISAAVDARRLGVPLAQELSAYLRTLPPTDLAHILMAGMTFNEVPFHGAELSLVRLMHHDADFLIDPLPNLLFTRDSSFWIGPRVAITSLALPARVRETSLTDLIYAHHPRFLGVRRAYESRSAPVEGGDVLLLAPGVVAVGVGERTTPAGAEALARSLFDDNLAHTVLAVPIRQERAQMHLDTVCTMVDVDAVVMYPNIVDSLSAFTIHRTEAGIRIDDEAPFVQAAADAMGIERLRVIDTGLDPVTAEREQWDDGNNTLALAPGVVVAYERNSETNARLADSGIEVLPIEASELGTGRGGPRCMSCPAARDPV from the coding sequence GTGGAAACTGAGGTGTTCGGCTCCAACTCGGAGGTCGGCACACTGCGCGCCGTGATTCTGCACCGGCCGGGCCCGGAGTTGCAGCGGCTGACCCCGCGCAACAACGACGCCCTGCTGTTCGACGGCCTGCCCTGGGTGGCCAAGGCGCAGCGCGAGCACGACGCCTTCGCGGCAGTCCTGCGCTCCCGTGGGGTCGAGGTGCTGCTCCTGGCCGACCTGCTGACCGAGGCGCTGGCCAGCGGTGCCGCCCGGATGCACGGCATCTCCGCGGCCGTCGACGCGCGTCGTCTGGGTGTGCCTCTGGCGCAGGAGCTTTCGGCATACCTACGCACGCTCCCGCCGACCGATCTGGCACACATCCTGATGGCCGGTATGACCTTCAACGAGGTGCCCTTTCACGGCGCCGAGCTGTCGTTGGTCCGGCTCATGCACCACGACGCGGATTTCCTCATCGACCCACTGCCCAACCTGTTGTTCACCCGCGACTCGTCGTTCTGGATCGGGCCGCGGGTGGCCATCACGTCGTTGGCCTTGCCCGCGCGGGTGCGTGAGACCTCCCTGACCGATCTCATCTACGCCCACCATCCGCGGTTCCTCGGGGTCCGGCGGGCCTACGAATCGCGATCGGCGCCCGTCGAGGGTGGTGATGTGCTGCTGCTCGCGCCCGGTGTGGTGGCTGTCGGGGTGGGGGAGCGCACCACGCCGGCCGGTGCCGAAGCCCTGGCGCGCAGCCTGTTCGACGACAACCTGGCCCACACGGTGCTGGCGGTGCCGATCCGCCAGGAGCGGGCCCAGATGCACCTGGACACGGTGTGCACGATGGTCGACGTCGACGCGGTGGTGATGTATCCGAACATCGTGGACTCGTTGTCGGCGTTCACCATTCACCGCACCGAGGCGGGGATACGCATCGACGACGAGGCGCCGTTCGTGCAGGCCGCCGCCGACGCGATGGGCATCGAGCGGTTGCGGGTGATCGACACCGGGCTCGATCCCGTGACGGCCGAACGTGAGCAGTGGGATGACGGTAACAACACCCTGGCGCTGGCACCCGGTGTGGTGGTGGCCTACGAACGCAACTCCGAAACCAATGCCCGCCTGGCCGATTCGGGTATCGAAGTGCTGCCGATCGAGGCCTCCGAGCTCGGCACCGGCCGCGGCGGGCCGCGCTGCATGTCCTGCCCGGCGGCGCGGGACCCGGTCTAG
- the soxR gene encoding redox-sensitive transcriptional activator SoxR, translating to METHELSPGEMSLRSGVAVSALHFYEREGLIVSRRTSGNQRRYARETLRRVAFIRMSQRLGIPLARIREALGTLPSDRIPTSKDWAKLSAGWRQDLDDRILHLQRLRDNLTGCIGCGCLSLKTCQLTNPGDVLAEQGPGASRL from the coding sequence ATGGAGACGCACGAGTTGAGCCCCGGTGAGATGTCGCTGCGCAGCGGCGTGGCGGTATCCGCCCTGCACTTCTACGAGCGCGAGGGGCTCATCGTCAGCCGTCGCACATCGGGCAACCAGCGCCGCTACGCGCGCGAGACGCTGCGCCGGGTGGCGTTCATCAGGATGTCGCAACGCCTCGGCATCCCCCTCGCCCGCATCCGCGAGGCATTGGGGACCCTGCCCTCCGACCGGATTCCGACCAGCAAGGACTGGGCCAAGTTGTCGGCCGGATGGCGCCAAGACCTCGATGACCGGATCCTGCACCTACAACGCTTGCGCGACAACCTGACCGGCTGTATCGGCTGCGGCTGCCTGAGCCTGAAAACCTGCCAGCTGACCAACCCGGGGGATGTCCTCGCCGAGCAGGGCCCGGGGGCCTCCCGCCTCTAG
- a CDS encoding alpha-ketoglutarate-dependent dioxygenase AlkB, whose product MELALQGSLFEHAERRRLGNGAWVELRSGWLPDADSLFEELMDGIPWRSEEREMYDRVVAVPRLVSFHHLIDEPVPHPRLKQIRRRLNDTYGGELGEPFTTAGLCLYRDGNDSVAWHGDTIGRSRTQDTMVAIVGLGATRVFALRPRGGGHALRLQHRHGDLLVMGGSCQRTWEHSIPKTTSLVGPRISIQFRPHDVR is encoded by the coding sequence ATGGAGCTGGCGTTGCAAGGCTCGCTCTTCGAGCACGCTGAACGTCGTCGACTCGGCAACGGCGCCTGGGTCGAGCTGCGCTCGGGTTGGCTACCCGACGCCGACTCGTTGTTCGAAGAGTTGATGGACGGGATCCCGTGGCGTTCCGAAGAGCGTGAGATGTACGACCGGGTGGTGGCGGTGCCGCGGCTGGTGAGTTTTCACCACCTGATCGACGAGCCGGTACCGCATCCCCGGCTCAAACAGATCCGCCGCAGGCTCAACGACACTTACGGTGGCGAGCTCGGCGAACCCTTCACCACCGCCGGCCTGTGCCTGTACCGCGACGGCAACGACAGCGTCGCATGGCACGGCGACACCATCGGCCGCAGCCGCACCCAGGACACCATGGTGGCCATCGTCGGGCTCGGCGCGACAAGGGTTTTCGCGCTGCGCCCGCGCGGCGGCGGTCACGCGCTGCGGCTACAGCACCGGCACGGGGACCTGCTGGTGATGGGCGGATCGTGCCAGCGCACGTGGGAGCATTCGATCCCGAAGACCACCAGCCTGGTCGGGCCGCGCATCAGCATCCAATTCCGCCCGCACGACGTGCGCTGA
- a CDS encoding DUF5642 family protein: MENRNVLLATAGVLACTAGLVACGQSDQAASATADIANVSKVRSSFGPEFKVTDVAPSGIDPKMLAPQKMPPGVKIEPADCAKFAEGQSLPEGLKGNMAATSAEGAGNRFIVLAVETSESIPLNDPGDGCKQVKFLGPGIRGQVDVVESPQIDGARTTGTHRIIQTMVGGQPRTGELYNFVASFDEFMVIVTANPLVVPGKPVAKVDDKRARELLTAAVAAVRG, encoded by the coding sequence ATGGAGAACCGCAACGTCTTACTCGCCACCGCGGGCGTTCTCGCCTGCACCGCCGGATTGGTCGCATGCGGTCAATCGGACCAGGCGGCGTCCGCAACGGCGGACATCGCCAACGTCAGCAAGGTGCGCTCCAGCTTCGGGCCGGAGTTCAAGGTGACCGATGTCGCCCCGAGTGGGATCGACCCGAAAATGCTGGCGCCGCAAAAGATGCCGCCCGGGGTCAAGATCGAGCCCGCCGACTGTGCGAAGTTCGCCGAAGGGCAGTCGTTGCCGGAGGGCCTGAAGGGCAACATGGCCGCCACCTCGGCCGAGGGCGCAGGCAACCGGTTCATCGTGCTGGCCGTGGAGACGTCCGAGTCGATCCCGCTGAACGATCCGGGCGATGGGTGCAAGCAGGTGAAATTCCTGGGCCCCGGAATCCGCGGGCAGGTGGACGTGGTGGAGTCCCCGCAGATCGACGGCGCGCGCACGACCGGAACACATCGGATCATCCAGACCATGGTGGGCGGACAGCCTCGCACCGGAGAGCTCTACAACTTCGTCGCGAGCTTCGACGAGTTCATGGTGATCGTGACGGCCAACCCGCTGGTGGTGCCGGGCAAGCCGGTCGCCAAGGTGGACGACAAGCGGGCCCGGGAGTTGCTCACCGCCGCGGTGGCTGCAGTCAGGGGCTAG
- a CDS encoding DUF5642 family protein, protein MRLFVVGTVLLVCTAACGPRQAPERAPAFSSPPTTGNANVVNLARIDRVRHQLPPGYEVVDLDPHASPVSLWGFGPDWTADPAECAAPAAPETEPSRGWSASGSGGIVYAAVAKGGPVHPDPDVPCEQWRVSGGHSVGTVTAVPAPAIDGAVTRGMATAVTTIVEGGTETRSHADTFTADLDSEAGGYHLFITVVTDPGSPEPALDSAFTADLLVKTVSALRG, encoded by the coding sequence GTGCGTCTTTTCGTCGTCGGGACGGTTCTCCTGGTGTGCACCGCGGCCTGTGGGCCGCGGCAGGCACCGGAACGGGCGCCGGCGTTCTCGTCGCCGCCGACGACCGGCAACGCCAACGTGGTGAACCTGGCCCGCATCGACCGGGTGCGCCACCAATTGCCGCCCGGTTACGAGGTGGTGGACCTCGACCCGCACGCGAGCCCGGTGTCGCTGTGGGGTTTCGGACCGGACTGGACGGCCGATCCCGCCGAGTGCGCGGCGCCGGCCGCTCCGGAAACCGAGCCTTCCCGGGGGTGGTCGGCCTCCGGGTCCGGTGGCATCGTCTACGCGGCCGTCGCGAAGGGCGGGCCCGTCCACCCGGACCCGGACGTGCCGTGCGAACAATGGCGGGTGTCGGGCGGGCATTCCGTCGGCACCGTCACCGCCGTCCCCGCCCCGGCGATCGACGGTGCGGTGACCAGGGGCATGGCCACCGCCGTCACCACGATCGTCGAAGGCGGGACCGAGACCCGATCCCATGCCGACACGTTCACCGCCGATCTCGACTCCGAGGCCGGCGGGTACCACCTGTTCATCACCGTCGTCACCGATCCCGGATCGCCAGAACCCGCGCTCGATTCCGCGTTCACGGCCGACCTGCTGGTGAAAACGGTTTCGGCGTTACGCGGCTGA
- a CDS encoding LpqN/LpqT family lipoprotein, which translates to MTISLRAGGFAAVAVALGVMLTGCGGRTVEGTATEAPGAAETSETSAEPTKTDDPSTPASGKHYTIVDYIRDNGITETPVHRGDPGTPALDLPIPPGWADATDSAPEWAWGAIVSTDPQYSDDPPSIIALMSKLTGDVDPAKILEYAPNEIRNLPGYENQGDGSADELSGFAAYQIGGTYVKDGATRLIAQKTVVIPGADGLFVLQLNADGTEDQIGVLMDATSVIDEQTVITP; encoded by the coding sequence ATGACCATCTCCCTGAGGGCCGGCGGATTCGCCGCCGTCGCCGTGGCGCTGGGGGTCATGCTGACCGGCTGCGGCGGAAGGACCGTCGAGGGCACGGCGACCGAAGCTCCCGGCGCCGCCGAGACCAGCGAGACCAGTGCCGAACCGACCAAGACCGACGACCCGAGCACCCCGGCGTCCGGGAAGCACTACACGATCGTCGACTACATCCGCGACAACGGCATCACCGAGACCCCGGTGCACCGGGGTGACCCGGGCACCCCGGCCCTGGATCTGCCGATTCCCCCCGGCTGGGCCGACGCCACCGATTCGGCACCGGAATGGGCCTGGGGCGCAATTGTTTCCACTGATCCGCAGTACTCCGACGATCCGCCGTCGATCATCGCGCTGATGTCGAAACTGACCGGCGACGTCGACCCGGCCAAGATCCTCGAGTACGCGCCGAACGAGATCAGGAACCTGCCGGGTTACGAAAATCAGGGCGACGGCTCCGCCGACGAGCTGAGCGGTTTCGCGGCCTACCAGATCGGCGGCACCTACGTGAAGGACGGCGCAACCCGGTTGATCGCGCAGAAGACGGTGGTGATTCCCGGAGCCGACGGGCTGTTTGTCTTGCAGCTCAACGCCGATGGCACCGAGGACCAGATCGGCGTACTGATGGACGCCACCTCGGTCATCGACGAGCAGACGGTCATCACCCCGTAG
- a CDS encoding shikimate 5-dehydrogenase — protein sequence MTHPPLTVSGRRPPLSKDTTVCISLAARPSNIGTRFHNYLYEELGLDFLYKAFTTTDIAAAIGGVRALGIRGCSVSMPFKRAVMSLVDEIEPSAKAIDAVNTIVNDLSVPGGRLVASNTDYLAVRQLIDRLDPDGAVLLRGSGGMANAVGAALRDKGFRTGTVIARNPDTGRALADRLGYGYAPEVGTLTAPILVNVTLIGMAGGADEHRSAFDSATLDAAAAVVDVVAMPAETPLITAARAAGLPVITGAEVIALQAAEQFERYTGVRPTAEQVSAASAYSRQPATG from the coding sequence GTGACGCATCCACCGTTGACCGTCAGTGGCCGACGGCCGCCGTTGAGCAAGGACACCACCGTGTGCATCTCGCTGGCCGCGCGGCCCAGCAACATCGGCACCCGGTTCCACAACTATCTCTACGAGGAACTGGGCCTGGATTTCCTCTACAAGGCCTTCACCACAACCGATATCGCCGCGGCCATCGGTGGGGTGCGGGCGCTGGGTATCCGGGGTTGCTCGGTGTCGATGCCGTTCAAGAGGGCCGTCATGTCCCTCGTCGACGAGATCGAACCGTCGGCCAAGGCGATCGACGCGGTCAACACCATCGTCAACGACCTGTCGGTGCCCGGCGGCCGGCTCGTCGCATCGAACACCGACTACCTGGCCGTGCGACAACTGATCGACCGGTTGGACCCCGATGGCGCGGTACTGCTGCGGGGTAGCGGAGGCATGGCCAACGCCGTGGGTGCGGCACTGCGGGACAAGGGATTTCGCACCGGAACCGTCATCGCCCGCAATCCCGATACCGGGCGGGCCTTGGCCGACCGGCTGGGGTACGGCTATGCACCCGAGGTCGGAACCCTGACCGCGCCCATCCTGGTCAACGTCACCCTGATCGGGATGGCCGGCGGCGCCGACGAACATCGCAGCGCGTTCGACTCCGCGACCCTCGACGCGGCCGCCGCGGTGGTCGACGTCGTGGCGATGCCGGCCGAGACCCCGCTGATCACCGCGGCCAGGGCCGCAGGGCTCCCGGTCATCACCGGCGCCGAGGTGATCGCCCTGCAGGCCGCTGAACAGTTCGAGCGCTACACCGGCGTACGGCCGACCGCTGAGCAGGTGTCCGCGGCGTCCGCCTATTCGCGGCAGCCCGCTACGGGGTGA
- a CDS encoding GNAT family N-acetyltransferase, producing the protein MADLTAISADDLAALEFFAGCRASVLVPLTTLLRPLSAAAGQVLIRQGDPALTFMLIASGKAQVVHDGPDGQAVVADLEPGLIIGEIALLRDTHRTATVTAVEPVTGWVGDREAFDVILHLPGMFDRLVRIARQRLAAFITPIPVQVRNDDWFYLRPVLPGDVERTMNGPVEFSSETLYRRFQSVRKPTKALLEYLFEVDYADHFVWVMTEGALGPVVADARVVREGHDATTAEVAFTVGDDYQGRGIGTFLMDALVVSANYLGIQRFTARVLSDNYAMRRIMDRLGAVWQREDLGVVITDVPVPADDTLTLAPELAARIKDVTRQVIRAVSQ; encoded by the coding sequence GTGGCCGATCTGACCGCGATCAGTGCCGATGACCTGGCGGCGCTGGAATTCTTCGCCGGATGCCGGGCGTCCGTCCTGGTGCCGTTGACCACCCTGCTGCGGCCGCTGTCGGCCGCGGCGGGTCAGGTCCTGATCCGCCAGGGCGACCCGGCGCTGACGTTCATGCTGATCGCCTCGGGCAAGGCGCAGGTGGTCCACGACGGCCCTGACGGTCAGGCCGTCGTGGCTGATCTTGAACCCGGTCTGATCATCGGGGAGATCGCGCTGCTGCGCGATACCCACCGCACCGCCACGGTGACCGCCGTCGAGCCGGTGACGGGCTGGGTCGGTGATCGCGAGGCTTTCGATGTCATCCTGCACCTGCCCGGGATGTTCGACCGGCTGGTGCGCATCGCCCGCCAGCGGTTGGCGGCATTCATCACCCCGATCCCGGTGCAGGTACGCAACGACGACTGGTTCTATCTCCGGCCGGTCCTACCCGGTGACGTCGAGCGCACCATGAACGGGCCCGTGGAATTCTCCAGCGAAACGCTCTACCGGCGTTTCCAATCCGTGCGCAAGCCCACCAAGGCCCTGCTGGAGTATCTGTTCGAGGTCGACTATGCGGATCATTTCGTCTGGGTGATGACCGAGGGCGCCCTCGGCCCCGTCGTGGCCGATGCCCGCGTGGTCCGCGAGGGGCACGATGCGACGACGGCCGAGGTCGCGTTCACCGTCGGCGACGACTACCAGGGTCGCGGCATCGGCACCTTCCTGATGGACGCGCTGGTGGTGTCGGCGAATTATCTTGGCATTCAGCGCTTTACCGCACGGGTATTGAGCGACAACTACGCGATGCGGCGCATCATGGACCGGCTCGGGGCGGTGTGGCAACGCGAGGACCTCGGGGTGGTCATCACCGATGTACCGGTGCCCGCCGACGACACGCTGACCCTCGCGCCCGAGTTGGCCGCACGGATCAAAGATGTGACCCGCCAGGTGATCCGGGCGGTGAGTCAGTGA
- the modA gene encoding molybdate ABC transporter substrate-binding protein has product MSAPDTASDPAAGSITVFAAASLKSAFTEIGEQFESDNPGTAVEFSFAGSSDLVTQLSQGADADVFASADTRNMDKAVAANLVEGGPVNFATNTLTIVAAPGNPKGIKSFADLAKPGTAVVVCAPPVPCGGATEKVEKATGVALSPVSEETSVTDVLGKVTSGQADAGVVYVTDAAGAGDKVTSVPFPEAAQAVNTYPIAVLEQSAHSELAHRFVDMVTGEAGQKALAKAGFAKP; this is encoded by the coding sequence GATCACGGTGTTCGCCGCGGCCTCGCTGAAATCGGCATTCACCGAGATCGGCGAGCAGTTCGAGAGCGACAACCCGGGGACGGCGGTCGAGTTCTCCTTCGCCGGTTCCTCGGACCTGGTCACCCAGCTGAGCCAGGGCGCCGACGCCGACGTGTTCGCCTCGGCCGACACCCGGAACATGGACAAGGCGGTCGCTGCGAACCTCGTCGAGGGTGGCCCGGTCAACTTCGCCACCAACACGTTGACGATCGTCGCCGCGCCGGGAAATCCCAAGGGCATCAAGTCTTTTGCCGACCTTGCCAAGCCGGGTACCGCGGTGGTGGTGTGCGCCCCGCCGGTCCCGTGTGGCGGTGCCACCGAGAAGGTCGAGAAGGCCACCGGGGTGGCGCTGTCCCCGGTGAGTGAGGAGACGTCGGTCACCGACGTGCTGGGCAAGGTGACCAGCGGACAGGCCGACGCCGGGGTGGTGTACGTCACCGACGCGGCCGGCGCCGGGGACAAGGTGACCAGCGTGCCGTTCCCCGAGGCCGCCCAGGCCGTCAACACGTACCCGATCGCGGTGCTCGAGCAGTCGGCGCACTCCGAGCTGGCGCACCGCTTCGTCGACATGGTGACCGGCGAGGCCGGCCAAAAAGCGCTCGCCAAGGCGGGATTCGCCAAGCCCTGA